One Dreissena polymorpha isolate Duluth1 chromosome 9, UMN_Dpol_1.0, whole genome shotgun sequence genomic window carries:
- the LOC127844661 gene encoding sushi, von Willebrand factor type A, EGF and pentraxin domain-containing protein 1-like, which yields MVEELSCSCCPRSGYCLDSCSACPPGAEQPESREIECTLCKPGHFTPKDATIEFPSCEKGQFQDERGQTECKNCSLGTFCSTDGCVTCEDCQAGTFQNLTGQETCLPCPFGEHLYSSGRN from the exons ATGGTAGAAGAACTCTCA TGCAGTTGTTGTCCACGCAGTGGCTATTGTTTGGACAGCTGCAGTGCTTGTCCACCAGGAGCAGAACAACC AGAAAGTAGAGAGATTGAATGTACCCTCTGTAAACCAGGACATTTTACCCCCAAAGATGCTACAATAGAATTCCCATCATGTGAGAAAG GACAATTTCAAGACGAGCGGGGACAAACAGAGTGTAAAAATTGTTCGCTTGGAACATTTTGCA GCACTGATGGGTGTGTGACGTGCGAGGATTGCCAAGCAG GGACGTTCCAGAACCTGACTGGACAGGAAACATGTCTACCATGTCCTTTTGGAGAGCATTT GTATTCCTCTGGAAGAAATTGA
- the LOC127844848 gene encoding uncharacterized protein LOC127844848 isoform X2 yields MEMGRILKEAQETLEMSKQVAVNSGKQISQQLLKALMEIQSKMSYCQKEIDEHTQRGIDKITSAEKSAITRIGQVMLDSDSQATDRNIKEFFYRLIHHYEKALSDVPISPLVPSINRNIRELYSFPAVRQISRHNSAKTKVDCYAGIFYKDEKLNGRIFIQGEPGVGKSTFATNLTLDWLGQKSSSQHLKSTVRFVDVQTLNVFDFVFFVTLRDSMDQRDIVRMIKAQLIDTIYTDEYRGVIYKLLQYIMRKYRCLVVLDGLDEWSDPYGQLAIPLMASSNFLCTLLITTRPWKMTDERIIDSHIDILLEIEGVDNPDLLCERIIGCLFNNNKDIKQSEFNSYIVNHQLVDLLSSPTMLTLNLCLWADGLYLKGSRCEIYSHILDCLLKKMSKMPAFFGYPPFKCFRKTLYCFANVALIEALSRVAFALLFSYKQEISLVFGNNELMKYLSKEQKECALISGILSQRKHMSIAMIKSIYSFVHKSMQEFLAAYYIANNPQVIQDVIVGHIFKFGNLHIDISQIFRFLCGLNIKVAEKLSFVMNTTCSSLSHLGRTTQNIILAGYKEAISNNYSATDIRLFLFYFNFYYIDHTYSNYTETDAKDLARILLANKSNVKFLSLNSSVTEIRKYELQDIITLSAHCLECLELDGDYGVLDLSACYNLEVIILRGHVSFPTDSLYTLRKLKRLALLNEGQSLPDDTLRLPPSIEQLHVRDGVYSLPMLRHLLNSDHHIYCNIDIFDDHRYENVDNQTGMFNGPFLDRHKVGMSYMCETSGIGLKCFGFGHGVHEALRGSPIRRLSMTGIPNARLLSFILPTLNCLEELIISTMELCCDLKLPPAIRLIKFDPIICSSSSLRAFAIMLSKFNHPIKCDMRVCKMIENKTPELIICPEWFSCSPEKFLMQIKDEGTKKYKIVDYFGMTEVLVSVITDCLPAGLTLGKPKKGSSVVRRYMTEFIKQSLNMIDNSKERFVSNYPVLCKLSICHENIFQENETENAKIIVPKLEVPSNISSLSIWCKSNDTVEIFEALFGLRSIKSATIVGVDNIALLSEAFPTFINLEKIRIITCPWMITPNALRRVLRNISNFNQTVQLRMLFAFEAHSELFLEIKLELSMMRKFDIIRFVTLRGCFVGNYYNAEDIEDDDYKLITPAVDGMGNQFISLDIRYNYDEVAETQL; encoded by the coding sequence AGTTTTTTTATCGTTTGATTCATCATTACGAGAAGGCATTAAGCGACGTGCCGATTTCACCGCTTGTGCCAAGCATCAACCGAAATATACGAGAGTTATACAGTTTCCCAGCTGTAAGACAAATTTCCAGACATAACTCAGCGAAAACAAAAGTTGACTGCTATGCTGGGATTTTTTACAAAGATGAAAAATTAAATGGGCGCATATTCATCCAAGGGGAGCCTGGCGTTGGAAAATCCACATTTGCCACAAATTTAACTTTGGACTGGTTAGGGCAGAAATCGTCGTCACAACATTTAAAGAGCACAGTACGATTTGTTGACGTGCAGACGCTTAATGTTTTCGATTTTGTCTTTTTCGTCACACTCAGAGATTCTATGGATCAGCGTGATATAGTACGAATGATCAAAGCTCAACTAATTGACACGATTTACACTGACGAATATCGCGGGGTCATCTACAAACTTCTCCAGTACATCATGCGAAAATATAGATGTCTCGTGGTTCTGGACGGTCTAGACGAATGGTCAGATCCTTACGGGCAGCTTGCAATACCTTTGATGGCAAGTAGCAACTTTTTATGTACGTTGCTTATAACAACTCGTCCATGGAAAATGACGGATGAACGAATCATCGACTCACACATTGACATTCTTTTAGAAATTGAAGGTGTCGATAATCCAGATTTGCTGTGCGAAAGAATAATTGGTTGCcttttcaataataataaggACATCAAACAGAGCGAATTTAATAGCTATATAGTAAACCATCAGCTGGTTGACTTACTCTCTTCCCCTACAATGCTCACACTGAACCTTTGTTTGTGGGCCGACGGGCTATATCTCAAAGGATCAAGATGCGAAATATACAGCCATATACTCGATTGTTTACTAAAAAAAATGTCGAAAATGCCAGCCTTTTTCGGATACCCTCCATTTAAGTGTTTCAGAAAAACTTTGTATTGCTTTGCAAATGTTGCGTTGATAGAAGCGCTTTCCAGAGTTGCGTTTGCGCTTTTATTCTCGTACAAACAGGAGATTTCATTAGTGTTTGGCAACAACGAATTGATGAAATACTTGTCAAAGGAACAGAAAGAATGTGCACTGATATCGGGTATTCTATCACAACGAAAACACATGTCTATCGCCATGATAAAATCAATATATAGTTTTGTGCATAAATCGATGCAGGAGTTTTTAGCAGCGTATTATATAGCAAACAACCCCCAGGTCATTCAGGATGTCATAGTTGGACACATTTTCAAATTCGGAAATTTGCACATAGACATTTCTCAAATATTCAGATTTCTCTGTGGTCTTAATATAAAAGTAGCCGAGAAACTGTCTTTTGTAATGAATACAACTTGTAGTTCGCTCTCGCATTTGGGGAGAACTACACAGAATATAATACTGGCGGGCTATAAAGAGGCAATATCAAACAATTATAGTGCTACTGACATTCGTCTATTTCTGttctattttaatttttattacatcGATCATACGTACTCAAATTACACGGAAACTGACGCTAAAGATTTAGCACGAATTTTATTGGCAAACAAGTCAAACGTCAAATTTCTGAGTTTAAACAGCAGTGTTACTGAGATTCGAAAATATGAATTACAGGATATCATTACTTTATCTGCCCATTGTCTAGAATGTTTAGAATTAGATGGGGATTATGGTGTGTTGGACTTGTCAGCATGCTACAATTTAGAAGTCATTATTCTGCGCGGACATGTGTCTTTTCCAACTGACAGTTTATATACACTAAGAAAGCTAAAAAGACTGGCATTACTGAATGAAGGACAGTCGTTACCTGACGATACTCTTCGATTGCCGCCTTCCATTGAGCAGTTACATGTGCGCGATGGTGTTTATTCCTTACCAATGTTAAGGCATTTACTGAACAGCGATCatcacatatattgcaatatcgaTATATTTGATGATCACAGATATGAAAATGTCGACAACCAAACAGGCATGTTTAACGGACCTTTCCTTGATAGGCATAAAGTAGGAATGTCATATATGTGCGAAACGTCTGGAATCGGTCTGAAATGTTTCGGTTTCGGTCACGGTGTTCATGAAGCTTTGCGAGGGTCACCAATAAGAAGATTGTCCATGACAGGAATTCCAAACGCTCGATTACTTTCGTTTATATTACCAACTCTAAACTGTCTGGAGGAACTTATCATCAGCACTATGGAATTGTGCTGTGATTTAAAATTGCCTCCAGCAATACGATTAATAAAATTTGATCCAATCATATGTTCCTCGTCATCGCTACGTGCCTTTGCGATAATGTTGTCAAAATTTAACCACCCGATAAAATGTGACATGCGTGTTTGCAAAATGATAGAAAATAAGACGCCAGAGTTAATCATATGCCCAGAATGGTTTTCATGTTCACCAGAGAAATTTTTGATGCAAATCAAAGACGAGGGTACAAAGAAGTATAAAATAGTTGATTATTTCGGTATGACAGAGGTATTGGTCTCTGTTATCACAGATTGTCTTCCTGCAGGATTAACACTTGGTAAACCTAAAAAAGGAAGTTCAGTGGTGCGGAGATACATGACAGAGTTTATTAAACAAAGCTTAAATATGATCGACAATTCTAAAGAGCGGTTTGTAAGTAATTATCCAGTGTTGTGCAAACTGTCAATCTGTCATGAAAACATTTTTCAGGAAAATGAAActgaaaatgcaaaaataattgtACCTAAGTTGGAAGTTCCAAGCAACATATCATCATTATCAATATGGTGTAAAAGCAACGACACTGTTGAAATATTCGAAGCATTATTTGGACTGCGGAGTATAAAGAGTGCAACTATTGTCGGAGTAGACAATATAGCGTTGTTGTCAGAAGCGTTTCCGACCTTCATAAACTTAGAAAAGATACGAATAATAACCTGCCCATGGATGATTACTCCAAATGCGCTACGACGTGTACTTAGAAATATCTCTAACTTTAATCAGACTGTGCAGTTGCGAATGCTCTTCGCTTTCGAAGCTCACAGTGaattatttttagaaattaaACTAGAATTGAGCATGATGAGAAAATTTGATATCATTAGGTTCGTTACTCTAAGGGGTTGTTTTGTGGGAAATTATTATAATGCTGAGGATATTGAAGACGACGATTACAAACTTATTACTCCAGCTGTCGATGGTATGGGCAACCAGTTCATAAGTTTAGATATAAGGTATAACTATGACGAAGTAGCAGAAACACAATTGTAA